From the genome of Catenulispora sp. MAP5-51:
GCGGTACGAGGGCATCGGGCTGGGCTGCTGGGGGTTCCACGGCGGGGTCATGGGCGAGGTCATGGGCGAGGTCATGGGCGAGGTCACGGGCGAGGTCGCGGCTCGGGTCGTCATGCCTCCGAAGGCTAGCACTCCTCAGACAAGCTGAGCACCTGAGTTGCTGAGCGGTGCCCGGGCGGTGGTACAACTGGGGCCGTGAGCCTGCGATCCATCCAGCCCAGCCCGCTCGTGGAGCAGGCCGCCGAGCAGCTGCGCGAGCAGATCACCGGCGGGGCGTGGCCGGTCGGCACCAAGCTGCCCGGCGAGACCACGCTGGCCGCGTCCCTGGGCGTCGGCCGCTCCACCGTGCGCGAGGCGATCCGCGCGCTGGCCGGCGAGGGGCTGCTCCAGCCCCGGCAGGGCGCGGGGGTGTTCGTGCTGGCCACCGAGACCCGGGCCGACCTGGCCGACCACCTGCGCAAGGCCTCGGTCGGAGACCTGTACGAGGTCCGGATGATGATCGAGACCCGCGCCGCGCGGCTGGCCGCCGAGCGCCGCACCCCGGCCGACGCCGCCGCGCTGGAGGCCGCCCTGGAGCGCCGCACGCGCGCCGCGCGCCGCTCCGACACCGAATTCATCGACGCCGACATCGCCCTGCACACGGCCGTAGTGGCCGCCGCGGGGAACCCGGTGCTCACCGCCTTGTTCGAGCAGTTCGTCCCGACCCTGCGCGACGGCCTGGCCGACCTGGTCAAGCGCAGCGGCCGGGCCGACGAGAACCTCGGGCACGCCGCGCACGCGGCCCTGGTCGCGGCGGTCGTCGAGGGCAACCCGGACCGGGCCGAGACCGTGGTCTCCGAGGAGATCGCGGCCACGCCCCTGCGCCGGCTGATTTGAGCCGCGGCACCGCGCAGGACGGACCCGTCGGTGCCTGTCCGCGCCCGTCAGCGCCCGTCAGCGCCCGTCCGCGCCCGGCGGGCCCGCTGAGCAGCTGATCGCCTGAGCGCCGGGGTGGACCACTCGGGCGCCGCCCCCTTGTGGCCTCCCGCATATAGGAGTTGGCTGCTAGGAACAGCCGGGTAACGAAGTATGTACAGCTGGTACAACCGCTACCCCAGTGTCATGACAAGATCGGCTCCGGCTCGGCGACGAGCCGCCCTGACACAGGAAAAGGAGCACGCTCGATGGCAGACAAATCAGGTGGACAGGGCGGCCACGCCGGGGCCGCCGGCAGGGTGCCGACGCCCTCCCGGCCCGAGCAGATCCGGAACGTGGTCCTGGTCGGGCACACCGGCGCCGGCAAGACCACGCTGGTGGAGTCGCTGCTGGCGGCCACGGGCGGCGTGAACCGGCCCGGCCGGGTCGAGGAGGGCACCACCGTCACCGACTTCGACGAGGTCGAGCAGCGGCAGCAGCGCTCGGTGGCGCTGGCGCTGGCACCGGTGGAGTTCGAGGGGATCAAGGTCAACCTGCTGGACGCCCCGGGCTACGCCGACTTCGTCGGCGACCTGCGCGCCGGACTGCGGGCGGCGGACGCCGCGCTGTTCGTCGTGTCGGCCGCCGACGGAGTCGACGGCTCCACGCGCCTGCTGTGGGAGGAGTGCGCGGCGGTCGGGATGCCGCGCGCCGTGGTGGTCACCAAGCTGGACTCGGCGCGCGCCGACTTCGACGAGATGGTGCTGATCTGCCAGCGGGTGTTCGGCGACGGCGTGCAGCCGCTGTACCTGCCGCTGCTGGACGACGAGGAGCACGTCGGCGGCGTGATCGGGCTGCTGACGCAGAAGATCTACGAGTACACCGACGGCGAGCGCGAGGAGCGGGACTCCGAGGAGGCGCACCGCGAGGGCGTGGAGAACGCCCGCAACGCCCTGATCGAGGGGATCATCGCCGAGAGCGAGGACGAGACCCTCATGGACCGCTACCTGGGCGGCGAGGAGCTGGACGTCGACATCCTGGTCGCCGACCTGGAGAAGGCGGTGGCGCGCGGGTCCTTCTATCCGGTGCTCCCCTACTCCGCGATCACCTCGGGAGCGGTGGCCACTCCCCCGGCGCTGGGCTCGATCGAGCTGCTGGAGCTGATGACGAAGGCGTTCCCCTCGCCGCTGGAGCACGAGGTGCCGCCGGTGACCACGCCGGAGGGCAAGCCGAAGGGGCCGCTGGCCTGCGACCCGGAGGGCCCGCTGGTCGCCGAGGTGGTGAAGACCTCCACCGACCCCTACGTCGGGCGGATCAGCCTGGTCCGGGTGTTCTCCGGCACGCTGCGCCCCGACCTCCCGGTCCACGTCTCCGGGCACGGTCAGGAGGCCCGCGGCCACGCCGACCACGACATCGACGAGCGCGTCGGCGCGCTGTCCAGCCCGCTGGGCAAGCAGCAGCGCGGCATCGACGCCGGCATCGCCGGGGACATCGTCGCGGTGGCCAAGCTGCTGCACGCCGAGAGCGGCGACACGCTGTCCGGCAAGGACGACCCGATGCTGATCGAGCAGTGGCTGATGCCCGACCCGCTGCTGCCGATCGCGATCCGCGCGCACGCCAAGAGCGACGAGGACAAGCTCTCGCAGTCGATGTCCCGCCTGGTCGCCGAGGACGCCACGCTGCGCCTGGAGATGAACCCCGAGACCCACCAGCTGGTGCTGTGGTGCATGGGCGAGGCCCACATGGACCTGGTCCTGGACCGGCTGAAGAACAAGTTCGGCGTGGCCGTGGACACCGTCTCGCACCGCATCTCGCTGCGCGAGACCTTCGGCGGCGCGGCCAGGGGCCACGGCCGGCACGTCAAGCAGTCCGGCGGCCACGGCCAGTACGCCATCTGCGACATCGAGGTCGAGCCGCTCCCCTCCGGCAGCGGGTTCGAGTTCGTGGACAAGGTGGTCGGCGGCGCGGTCCCGCGCAACTTCATCCCCTCGGTGGAGAAGGGCGTGCGGGCGCAGATGGAGCGCGGCGTCGCGGCCGGCTACCCGGTGATCGACCTGCGCGTGACGCTGTACGACGGCAAGGCGCACTCGGTGGACTCCAGCGACATGGCCTTCCAGACCGCCGGCGCACTGGCGCTGAAGGACGCGGCGGCCAAGACCAGCGTCCTGCTGCTGGAGCCGGTGGACAGCCTGGAGATCCTGGTCGCCGACGAATACGTGGGCGCGATCATGGGCGATCTGTCGTCCCGGCGCGGCCGGGTGTCCGGCTCCGAGCCCGGCGAGAACGGCCGCACGATCATCCGCGCGGACGCCCCGGAGGTCGAGATCGGGCGCTACGCGATCGAGCTGCGCTCGCTGTCGCACGGGACGGGGACGTTCACCCGCAGCTACCTGGCCCACGAGCCGATGCCGCCGCAGCTGGCCTCGAAGATGAAGTCGGAGGCCGAGCAGGAGGAGTAAGGCTTCTGCGTCTCGGTCCTGACGGTGGAGTCGAGCGACGGGGCCGGCTGGAGAAAATCCAGCCGGCCCCGTCCGATACTTGCCCGGCCGTCAGCCCGACGCGCCTCCGCGCGCCGGCGGCGGCAGCGCGCGCGACCGCCCGGCGGGCGGCAGCGCGCAGGCAGCGGTGCCTCCGGGCATCCGCTGCCGGTTGTTCGCGATCACGCGGTACACGCCCGCCGCGATCCAGCGGATCGGCGGCGTGCGCAGCACGTAGCCGGCCGCCGCGTAAACCCCGCCCGCAGAAACCAAAAGGCGCGCAATGGCCTGCGCGCCTCCGTGGATCCGCCCTGTCGGGTCCACCCACAACACTTCGTGGGATGCCCGTTCGGGGTTTGTCCCGTACAGCTCGAGGTCTGTGAACTGGTAAGCCGTCACCTCCGCGTCGATGGGGAGGCGCTTGAGAACGTTGACCGAGCGCGTGCAGAAGCCACAGTCTCCGTCATAGATCAGAACCGGCTTGGGGAAGCTGCCCTCGTCCATACCATCAGTCTACGGGCCACTCATCCGCCAACAGCTTGCGGGTTTCCCCTAACAGCTGTGGGAGCACCTTCGTGTGACCCACGGCCGGCATGAAGTTGGTGTCGCCGCCCCAGCGCGGGACCACGTGCTGGTGCAGGTGCGCCGCGATGCCGGCCCCCGCGACGTCGCCCTGGTTCATGCCGATGTTGAAGCCCTGGGCGCCGGAGGCGGCGCGGATCGCGGTCATGGCGCGCTTGGTGAAGTCGGCGAGCTCGGCGGTCTCCGGAATGGTCAGGTCCGTATAGTCCGCCACGTGGCGATACGGGACCACCATCAGGTGGCCAGGGTTGTACGGGTACAAGTTCAGCACCGCGTACACCAGCTCCCCGCGGGCGATGATGAGCCCGTCCTCGTCGCTGAGCGACGGGATGCGGCAGAACGGGTCCTGGCCGGCGTCGGGGCCCGTGGGCTTGTTCTCGCCCTTGATGTACGCCATGCGGTGCGGCGTCCACAGCCGCTGGAAGCCGTCCGGCTCCCCCACACCGTCCTGCACCTGTCGGCCGGCCGCGTCGTTCGGGTCGTCGGGCGAATCGGGCGTGGTCATGGAACGAAGCTTAGGCGGTGCGGCTTTCGGGACGGAATAGCGGCCTGAGGATCTTCATGGTGCCCCGGGCTTAGACGCGGAGCGCATATTGTTGAACGCACTATGACCCTCACCGATCGCCTGCCCGCCACCGACGACCCCGACGCTCTCTTCGACGCCTTCAGCGCATGGGCCGGCGAGCAGGGGATCACCCTCTATCCGGCGCAGGAGGAGGCGCTGCTGGAGGTGGTGACCGGGGCGAACCTGATCCTGTCCACGCCGACCGGCTCCGGCAAGTCGCTGGTCGCGGCCGGTGCGCACTTCGCCGCTCTGGCGCGCTACCGGGAGGACCCCACACAGCGCACCTTCTACACCGCGCCGATCAAGGCGCTGGTGAGCGAGAAGTTCTTCGCGCTGTGCGCCATGTTCGGGGCGGACAAGGTCGGCATGCTCACCGGCGACGCCAGCGTGAACCCGAACGCGCCGATCATCTGCTGCACCGCCGAGGTGCTGGCCAACCACGCGCTGCGCGAGGGCGTCGAGGCCGGCATCGGGCAGGTCGTGATGGACGAGTTCCACTTCTACGCCGAGCCGGACCGGGGCTGGGCCTGGCAGGTGCCGATCCTGGAGCTGCCCAAGGCGCAGTTCATCCTGATGTCGGCCACGCTCGGCGACGTCACCCGCTTCGAGAAGGACCTCACCCGGCGCACCGGCCGCCCGACGGCGGTGGTCTCCTCCGGGCAGCGTCCGGTGCCGCTGTACTACTCCTACTCCGAGACGCCGCTGCACGAGACGCTCGAGGAGCTCCTGCAGACCAACCAGGCGCCGATCTACGTCGTGCACTTCACCCAGGCCGCGGCCATCGAGCGCGCGCAGGCGCTGATGAGCGTGAACGTGTGCACCAAGGAGGAGAAGGCCGCGATCGCCGACATGATCGGCAACTTCCGGTTCACCGCGGGCTTCGGCAAGACGCTCTCGCGGCTGGTCCGGCACGGCATCGGCGTGCACCACGCCGGCATGCTGCCGAAGTACCGCCGCCTGGTGGAGCTGCTGGCGCAGGCCGGCCTGCTGAAGGTGATCTGCGGCACCGACACCCTCGGCGTCGGGATCAACGTGCCGATCCGCACCGTGCTGTTCACCGGCCTGACCAAGTACGACGGCGTGCGGACCCGCCAGCTCAAGGCCCGCGAGTTCCACCAGATCGCCGGCCGGGCCGGCCGCGCCGGCTACGACAGCGCCGGATATGTCGTGGCTCAGGCGCCCGAGCACGAGGTGGAGAACGCCAAGCGCGTCGCCAAGGCCGGCGGCGACAAGAAGAAGCTCTCGCGGGTGGTCCGGGTCAAGGCGCCGGAGGGCTTCGTGTCCTGGGGCAAGCCCAGCTTCGAGCGCATGGTCGCCGCCGAGCCGGAGCCGCTGACCTCCAGCTTCCAGGTCAGCCACGCGATGCTGCTGAACGTCATCAGCCGCCCCGGCGACGCCTTCGACGCGATGCGGCACCTGCTGGAGGACAACCACGAGGACCGCAAGTCCCAGCTGAAGCTGATCCGCAAGGCCATCGCCATCTACCGCGCGCTGCTGGCCGCCGGGATCGTCGAGCGCCTCGACACAGCCGACGAGCAGGGCCGGACCGTGCGCCTGACCAAGGACCTGCAGTTCGACTTCGCGCTGAACCAGCCGCTGTCGCCGTTCGCGCTGGCCACGCTGGAGCTGCTGGAGCCGGAGTCGCCGACCTACGCGCTGGACGCGCTGTCGGTCATCGAGTCGACGCTGGACAACCCGCGCCAGGTGCTGTCCGCGCAGCAGAACAAGGCACGCGGCGAGGCGGTCGCGGAAATGAAGGCGGACGGGATCGAGTACGAGGAGCGCATGGAGCTCCTGGAGAAGGTCACCTATCCCAAGCCGCTGGACGAGATGCTCCAGGCCGCCTACGAGGTCTACAAGCGCAGCTCCCCATGGGTCGCCGACTACGAGGTCGCCCCGAAGTCCGTCGCGCGGGACATGTTCGAGCGCGCTATGACGTTCGCGGAGTACGTGAGCTTCTATACGCTCCCCCGCTCTGAAGGCCTCCTGCTGCGCTACCTCGCGGACGCCTTCAAGGCGCTGAAGCACACAGTGCCCGAGGAGATGCGCAACGACGAGGTCGACGACCTCATCGAGTGGCTCGGCGAGATGGTCCGGCAGGTCGACTCCTCGCTGCTCGACGAGTGGGAGGAACTCGTCAACCCCGGCGAGGAGACCCCCGCGATCTCCCCGCACAACTTCGACGAGCGCCCGCCGCCGGTCACCGCGAACGCCCGCGCGTTCCGGGTCATGGTCCGCAACGAGCTGTTCCACCGCGTCGAGCTGTTCGCGCTGCGCAAGTACGACGACCTCGGCGAGCTGGACGCGGGCTCGGGCTGGGACTCCGAGAAGTACTACTACGCGATCGAGGACTACTTCGACACCCACGACGAGCTCGGCACCGGCCCGGACGCCCGCGGCCCGAAGCTGCTGGTGATCGACGAGACACCGGACGACCAGCCCGGCAAATGGCTGGTCCGGCAGATCTTCGACGACCCCGAGGGCTACCACGACTGGGGCATCAGCGCCGAGGTCGACCTGGCCGCCAGCGACGAGGCCGGGACCGCCGTGGTGGTCGTCACGGATGTGAACCAGCTGTAGTGGGCCGGGATCGTTCGGCGACGCCGCACCGTTGGTCGTATGGAAGACCTACGATGACGAGCGCCCAGATGATGACGAACGCCCCGCGAACAGCCGACCCAGCCGACCCCCGAGGTGAGTGACCCGATGGCCCGCACCAACCTGCGCCTGCTCAAGCCCGGTGAATACCGGCCCGACTGGTCGCAGTCGGCCCGTGGCGGCGGCATCTCGCCGATCTTCCTGGCCCTCGTCGCCGGCTTCGTGGCCAGCGGCATCGCGCTGTACAAGGGGTTCGGGAGCGACCGCGCGGGCGTGTTCATCTTCGTGCTCTGCGGCTGGCTGATATCGCTGTGCCTGCACGAGTTCATGCACGCCGCGGCGGCCTACTGGGGCGGCGACCACACCGTGGCCGGCAAGGGCTACCTCCGCCTGGACCCCCGGGTCTACGGACACCCGGTCCTGACGTTCGTACTCCCCCTGTTCTTCCTCCTGATCGGCGGCCTGCCCCTGCCCGGCGGCGCGGTCTCGATCGAGTCG
Proteins encoded in this window:
- a CDS encoding FadR/GntR family transcriptional regulator, producing the protein MSLRSIQPSPLVEQAAEQLREQITGGAWPVGTKLPGETTLAASLGVGRSTVREAIRALAGEGLLQPRQGAGVFVLATETRADLADHLRKASVGDLYEVRMMIETRAARLAAERRTPADAAALEAALERRTRAARRSDTEFIDADIALHTAVVAAAGNPVLTALFEQFVPTLRDGLADLVKRSGRADENLGHAAHAALVAAVVEGNPDRAETVVSEEIAATPLRRLI
- a CDS encoding elongation factor G-like protein EF-G2; translated protein: MADKSGGQGGHAGAAGRVPTPSRPEQIRNVVLVGHTGAGKTTLVESLLAATGGVNRPGRVEEGTTVTDFDEVEQRQQRSVALALAPVEFEGIKVNLLDAPGYADFVGDLRAGLRAADAALFVVSAADGVDGSTRLLWEECAAVGMPRAVVVTKLDSARADFDEMVLICQRVFGDGVQPLYLPLLDDEEHVGGVIGLLTQKIYEYTDGEREERDSEEAHREGVENARNALIEGIIAESEDETLMDRYLGGEELDVDILVADLEKAVARGSFYPVLPYSAITSGAVATPPALGSIELLELMTKAFPSPLEHEVPPVTTPEGKPKGPLACDPEGPLVAEVVKTSTDPYVGRISLVRVFSGTLRPDLPVHVSGHGQEARGHADHDIDERVGALSSPLGKQQRGIDAGIAGDIVAVAKLLHAESGDTLSGKDDPMLIEQWLMPDPLLPIAIRAHAKSDEDKLSQSMSRLVAEDATLRLEMNPETHQLVLWCMGEAHMDLVLDRLKNKFGVAVDTVSHRISLRETFGGAARGHGRHVKQSGGHGQYAICDIEVEPLPSGSGFEFVDKVVGGAVPRNFIPSVEKGVRAQMERGVAAGYPVIDLRVTLYDGKAHSVDSSDMAFQTAGALALKDAAAKTSVLLLEPVDSLEILVADEYVGAIMGDLSSRRGRVSGSEPGENGRTIIRADAPEVEIGRYAIELRSLSHGTGTFTRSYLAHEPMPPQLASKMKSEAEQEE
- a CDS encoding thiol-disulfide oxidoreductase DCC family protein, which produces MDEGSFPKPVLIYDGDCGFCTRSVNVLKRLPIDAEVTAYQFTDLELYGTNPERASHEVLWVDPTGRIHGGAQAIARLLVSAGGVYAAAGYVLRTPPIRWIAAGVYRVIANNRQRMPGGTAACALPPAGRSRALPPPARGGASG
- a CDS encoding HIT domain-containing protein yields the protein MTTPDSPDDPNDAAGRQVQDGVGEPDGFQRLWTPHRMAYIKGENKPTGPDAGQDPFCRIPSLSDEDGLIIARGELVYAVLNLYPYNPGHLMVVPYRHVADYTDLTIPETAELADFTKRAMTAIRAASGAQGFNIGMNQGDVAGAGIAAHLHQHVVPRWGGDTNFMPAVGHTKVLPQLLGETRKLLADEWPVD
- a CDS encoding DEAD/DEAH box helicase; translation: MTLTDRLPATDDPDALFDAFSAWAGEQGITLYPAQEEALLEVVTGANLILSTPTGSGKSLVAAGAHFAALARYREDPTQRTFYTAPIKALVSEKFFALCAMFGADKVGMLTGDASVNPNAPIICCTAEVLANHALREGVEAGIGQVVMDEFHFYAEPDRGWAWQVPILELPKAQFILMSATLGDVTRFEKDLTRRTGRPTAVVSSGQRPVPLYYSYSETPLHETLEELLQTNQAPIYVVHFTQAAAIERAQALMSVNVCTKEEKAAIADMIGNFRFTAGFGKTLSRLVRHGIGVHHAGMLPKYRRLVELLAQAGLLKVICGTDTLGVGINVPIRTVLFTGLTKYDGVRTRQLKAREFHQIAGRAGRAGYDSAGYVVAQAPEHEVENAKRVAKAGGDKKKLSRVVRVKAPEGFVSWGKPSFERMVAAEPEPLTSSFQVSHAMLLNVISRPGDAFDAMRHLLEDNHEDRKSQLKLIRKAIAIYRALLAAGIVERLDTADEQGRTVRLTKDLQFDFALNQPLSPFALATLELLEPESPTYALDALSVIESTLDNPRQVLSAQQNKARGEAVAEMKADGIEYEERMELLEKVTYPKPLDEMLQAAYEVYKRSSPWVADYEVAPKSVARDMFERAMTFAEYVSFYTLPRSEGLLLRYLADAFKALKHTVPEEMRNDEVDDLIEWLGEMVRQVDSSLLDEWEELVNPGEETPAISPHNFDERPPPVTANARAFRVMVRNELFHRVELFALRKYDDLGELDAGSGWDSEKYYYAIEDYFDTHDELGTGPDARGPKLLVIDETPDDQPGKWLVRQIFDDPEGYHDWGISAEVDLAASDEAGTAVVVVTDVNQL